A portion of the Deinococcus peraridilitoris DSM 19664 genome contains these proteins:
- a CDS encoding endonuclease MutS2 — protein sequence MPFQSHALDTLDFPRVREELSRRTATRYGAERAGAIVPSDDAVRIARELDELEDALFGVSVQLGGISDIREHYARAYDGKVLGGSEVLEVAYTLDAAMTLRRSVVAGSRGPLRELAQDIGDHVMLVRRALESLDRDGQVRDDASPKLRQIRRRLGPLRNEIRDKLTGLLDRWADVLQEHLVTIRRDRYVLPVKASFVGQVQGIVVDASATGQTYFVEPATITPLNNELARLQLEEEAEVRRILLELSGLIAAETHLPITLTLLGELDLIAAKAALARDWRLNRPERAPRGEYQLTEARHPLIENVVPNDLSLGDTQFLLITGPNMGGKTATLKTLGLAVAMHQCGMYVPAARARLPVIDDILVDIGDEQSIEASLSTFAAHLRNLERVLMHAGRDTLVLIDELGSGTDPAEGAALAQAMLERLLAQDARGVVTSHLAPLKLFALETPGLKNASMGFDLNNLAPTYRLQVGQPGRSFALAIARRMGLPEPLLQRAETVLGPEGGLLEQLLENLEREREELRRELEAATSARRETEAALGRAEEQRAELQARRDELLAEAHSRAEALYAEALDQVRTLRSRARDDVARPRVMEELRQLRRASQQERPQPQEFKGDPLKVGSTVDVPAYGSAGQVLEVRGDELVVQLGVMKVNVRRRDVRLKQEQKVKVPAFAGTAPRAFTRELHLRGQHVEEAIEELRDAVAEASALRETPLRVVHGKGQGVLRRLIRDYLKTDKRVASFHDAEPFEGGHGVTVVNLKV from the coding sequence GTGCCCTTTCAATCCCACGCCCTCGACACCCTGGATTTTCCGCGCGTGCGCGAGGAGCTGTCTCGTCGTACCGCGACCCGTTACGGTGCCGAGCGCGCCGGCGCCATTGTGCCCTCGGACGATGCGGTCCGGATCGCGCGTGAGCTTGACGAGCTCGAAGACGCGTTGTTCGGAGTTTCCGTGCAGCTCGGTGGCATCTCGGATATTCGCGAGCATTACGCCCGGGCTTATGACGGCAAGGTGCTGGGCGGCAGTGAAGTTCTGGAAGTCGCGTATACGCTTGACGCCGCGATGACCTTGCGCCGCTCGGTGGTGGCGGGCTCCCGCGGGCCCCTGCGCGAGCTTGCCCAGGACATCGGGGACCATGTGATGCTCGTCCGCCGTGCGCTCGAAAGCCTTGACCGTGACGGACAGGTGCGCGACGACGCGAGCCCCAAGCTCCGTCAGATTCGCCGCCGGTTGGGTCCCCTGCGCAACGAGATCCGCGACAAGCTGACCGGGCTGCTCGACCGCTGGGCCGACGTGCTGCAAGAGCACCTCGTCACCATCCGGCGCGACCGATATGTACTGCCGGTCAAAGCGTCCTTTGTCGGTCAGGTTCAGGGCATCGTCGTTGACGCTTCGGCCACCGGACAGACCTACTTTGTCGAACCGGCGACCATCACACCCCTCAACAACGAACTGGCGCGACTGCAACTCGAAGAAGAGGCGGAGGTGCGCCGGATTCTGCTCGAATTGTCCGGTCTGATCGCTGCCGAGACGCATCTGCCGATCACGCTGACCTTGCTGGGCGAACTCGACCTCATCGCCGCCAAGGCTGCGCTGGCCCGCGACTGGCGGCTGAACCGCCCCGAACGGGCCCCGAGGGGTGAATATCAGCTGACCGAAGCCCGCCATCCCTTGATCGAAAACGTTGTTCCGAACGACCTCTCGCTTGGCGATACCCAGTTCCTGCTCATCACGGGCCCGAACATGGGCGGCAAGACGGCCACGCTCAAAACGCTCGGGCTGGCCGTGGCGATGCATCAGTGCGGGATGTACGTTCCAGCTGCCCGGGCGCGCCTGCCGGTCATTGACGACATCCTGGTGGACATCGGCGACGAGCAGAGTATCGAGGCGAGCCTGTCCACCTTTGCCGCACACCTGCGTAACCTCGAGCGCGTGCTCATGCACGCCGGGCGCGATACCCTCGTGCTGATCGACGAGCTTGGCAGTGGCACCGATCCGGCCGAAGGCGCGGCGCTGGCTCAGGCCATGCTCGAGCGGCTGCTGGCCCAGGACGCCCGGGGTGTGGTGACCTCTCACCTGGCGCCACTGAAACTGTTCGCGCTGGAAACGCCCGGCCTCAAGAATGCCAGCATGGGATTTGACCTGAACAATCTGGCGCCGACTTACCGCCTGCAGGTCGGTCAGCCCGGACGCTCGTTCGCCCTGGCCATCGCGCGGCGAATGGGATTGCCCGAGCCCCTGCTGCAGCGCGCCGAGACCGTTCTCGGGCCCGAAGGTGGGCTGCTCGAACAGCTGCTCGAAAACCTCGAGCGCGAGCGTGAGGAGCTCCGGCGCGAGCTGGAAGCGGCCACCAGCGCGCGTCGTGAAACCGAGGCGGCGCTCGGGCGTGCTGAAGAGCAGCGTGCCGAACTGCAGGCGCGCCGTGACGAACTGCTCGCGGAGGCCCACTCGCGGGCCGAGGCGCTGTACGCCGAAGCGCTCGATCAGGTGCGCACGCTACGCTCGCGGGCGCGTGACGACGTGGCCCGTCCCCGGGTGATGGAGGAACTGCGTCAATTGCGCCGAGCCTCCCAGCAGGAACGTCCCCAGCCACAGGAATTCAAGGGTGATCCGCTCAAGGTCGGTTCCACGGTGGACGTGCCCGCTTACGGCTCTGCCGGGCAGGTGCTTGAAGTACGCGGCGACGAGCTGGTGGTGCAGCTGGGCGTGATGAAGGTGAACGTCCGGCGCCGAGACGTGCGTCTCAAGCAAGAGCAGAAGGTCAAGGTCCCGGCGTTTGCGGGCACGGCTCCCCGTGCGTTCACCCGTGAATTGCATTTGCGCGGGCAGCACGTCGAGGAAGCCATCGAGGAGCTGCGTGACGCCGTGGCCGAGGCCAGCGCCCTACGAGAAACGCCGCTGCGGGTAGTGCACGGAAAAGGGCAAGGGGTCTTGCGGCGCCTGATTCGTGATTACCTCAAAACCGACAAACGCGTGGCGAGCTTTCACGACGCCGAACCTTTCGAGGGAGGACACGGCGTGACGGTGGTAAACCTCAAAGTCTGA
- a CDS encoding polysaccharide deacetylase family protein: MRAFLLVVLLCCFGVARAENFTLVYHHIGVQKGVTLGVTADELERRIHQLLDAGYRFVTSSQTVNNRRGQKTVTLRFDDGFEDVFLNAYPVLKRLNVPGTVYPILDLIGHPGHMTHDQIAQLVADGWEVGSHTRSHASLADLTPSSLAWELLPDDSHRYACIAYPFGRHDARVRRKATSLYGCGGTVAFGVRVSDPHALQGPLITPWDDSVLMLRAAGGYDLRSLLLLGSPLVTALDQRGTNAHAPRFWHPSGFEMLGSGFLAYRWVGAERSHQLFARSRQVALNAAFVRGEGAYDALAIAVNTDPVTLSWGWSNRGPLLGAALALGGYGEVWARYDGNWGVGADLCLVDYTRIQAEVDSIRGGAADVSYALPWNTREGRPWRVSLGHDAGFYVGSSMRFVGSSMRFGSFELSARVHPTQRRFGIGISSMW, translated from the coding sequence ATGCGAGCCTTCCTGCTGGTCGTCCTGCTGTGCTGCTTCGGCGTCGCCCGAGCGGAAAATTTCACCCTCGTGTATCACCATATCGGCGTTCAGAAGGGCGTTACGCTGGGCGTGACGGCAGACGAACTGGAACGGCGGATCCATCAGCTCCTCGATGCGGGCTACCGCTTCGTGACCAGCAGCCAGACGGTGAACAACCGGCGCGGGCAAAAGACTGTCACATTGCGTTTCGACGACGGCTTCGAGGACGTTTTCCTGAATGCCTATCCGGTACTGAAAAGGCTGAACGTGCCGGGCACGGTCTACCCGATTCTCGATCTGATCGGCCATCCGGGCCACATGACCCACGACCAAATTGCACAGCTCGTGGCTGACGGCTGGGAAGTCGGATCGCACACCCGCTCGCACGCCTCTCTTGCCGACCTGACACCCTCCTCGCTGGCCTGGGAACTGCTCCCGGATGATTCCCACCGTTACGCCTGCATCGCCTATCCTTTCGGGCGGCATGATGCGCGTGTCCGGCGCAAGGCAACCTCGCTGTACGGCTGTGGGGGCACGGTCGCCTTCGGCGTCCGCGTCAGCGATCCGCATGCGCTGCAGGGACCGCTGATCACGCCCTGGGACGATTCGGTATTGATGCTGCGGGCGGCCGGAGGCTACGACCTGCGCTCACTGCTTCTACTCGGATCGCCGTTGGTGACGGCACTTGACCAGCGTGGCACGAACGCGCACGCACCCCGCTTCTGGCACCCTTCCGGCTTTGAAATGCTCGGCAGTGGCTTTCTGGCTTACCGTTGGGTCGGTGCAGAACGCAGCCACCAGCTCTTCGCTCGCAGCCGTCAGGTGGCCCTGAATGCGGCGTTCGTGCGGGGTGAGGGCGCATATGACGCCCTGGCCATAGCGGTCAATACCGACCCTGTCACGCTCAGCTGGGGTTGGTCCAACCGCGGGCCACTGCTCGGCGCGGCGCTGGCGCTGGGAGGCTACGGCGAGGTCTGGGCCCGCTATGACGGCAACTGGGGAGTCGGCGCCGATCTGTGCCTTGTCGATTACACCCGAATCCAGGCCGAAGTCGATTCGATTCGGGGAGGGGCCGCCGACGTTTCGTATGCGCTGCCCTGGAATACCCGCGAAGGTCGTCCCTGGCGGGTAAGTCTGGGGCACGATGCCGGCTTCTATGTCGGAAGCAGCATGCGCTTCGTCGGAAGCAGCATGCGCTTCGGAAGCTTCGAACTGTCTGCACGCGTTCATCCGACACAGCGTCGGTTCGGCATCGGCATTTCCAGCATGTGGTGA
- a CDS encoding phosphatidylserine decarboxylase, which translates to MRKVFRVLLPLALVWGAVVWFLQRVWFYRDPVRITPQDEANIISPCDGQVVYLRRIEDGVIHSEKLGQVIRVEEITHAEWPAASTPGRGWLIGIYMSPLDVHFNYAPIAGQISGIYHTGAKANLPMVDLWEYVQLTWLRRAVDLFAKRYALENERQTVFIEGRIKIAMVEIADKFVNKIRTYIEVGDTVRPGQKVSFIERGSQVDLFLFSEDLEFHVGVGDQVYGGQTVLATLKTPQT; encoded by the coding sequence ATGCGTAAAGTTTTCCGGGTATTGCTGCCACTCGCCCTCGTGTGGGGCGCGGTGGTGTGGTTTTTGCAGCGGGTCTGGTTTTACCGGGACCCGGTTCGGATCACGCCTCAGGACGAGGCCAACATCATCAGCCCCTGCGATGGTCAGGTCGTGTATCTGCGCCGCATTGAGGACGGCGTAATTCATTCCGAGAAGCTGGGGCAGGTGATCCGGGTAGAGGAGATCACGCACGCCGAGTGGCCGGCAGCCAGCACCCCGGGGCGGGGCTGGCTGATCGGCATTTACATGAGCCCGCTTGACGTGCACTTCAATTACGCCCCGATCGCCGGGCAGATCAGTGGTATTTATCACACCGGTGCCAAGGCAAACCTGCCCATGGTCGATTTGTGGGAGTACGTACAGCTGACCTGGCTGCGCCGGGCAGTCGACCTCTTCGCCAAGCGTTATGCGCTGGAAAACGAACGCCAGACGGTCTTCATCGAGGGACGGATCAAAATCGCGATGGTGGAAATCGCGGACAAATTCGTGAACAAGATCCGCACCTACATCGAAGTAGGTGACACGGTGCGGCCCGGTCAGAAAGTGTCGTTCATCGAGCGCGGATCGCAGGTCGACCTCTTTTTGTTCTCCGAAGACCTCGAGTTTCACGTTGGCGTCGGTGACCAGGTGTACGGCGGGCAGACGGTACTGGCCACCCTCAAGACACCCCAGACTTGA
- a CDS encoding PIG-L deacetylase family protein, whose amino-acid sequence MSRFSPLRPGRPPRRWSRAHTVSLTGLLATLTAAGINGWSWLPTGWAVVSGVERSGGQLAHAAPVTGRVLFVSPHPDDETLTAAGLLYQVQKSGGQAFVVFLTNGDGFPWDVRTQTFRPTLNAGDYLRQGRLRMNEALDATRKLGIPKEQVLFLGFPDRGLTRVYTQNYLIPYRSPYTRADRAPYDGLFQPKVPYTGKALEEVMGRVFDKVQPDVVLAPSVLDTHPDHRSSSYVATRLASERGVRLYYYIVHGGVEWPLPKGYHPKLPLSPPRLEQQGVRWQRYNLTDEQQAVKVDAIRSYRSQLRLLSRFMWAFARENELLLPTPAE is encoded by the coding sequence TTGTCTCGCTTCTCTCCCCTCCGACCCGGACGCCCGCCACGTCGCTGGAGCCGCGCCCATACAGTATCCCTCACAGGCCTTCTCGCGACGCTGACCGCGGCGGGCATCAACGGCTGGAGCTGGCTGCCCACCGGCTGGGCCGTGGTGTCAGGCGTAGAGCGCAGTGGTGGACAACTGGCCCACGCCGCCCCGGTCACCGGTCGGGTTTTGTTCGTGTCCCCGCATCCAGACGACGAAACGCTCACGGCAGCCGGCCTGCTCTATCAGGTCCAGAAGAGCGGCGGCCAGGCCTTTGTGGTCTTTTTGACCAATGGAGACGGCTTCCCGTGGGACGTCCGGACCCAGACCTTCAGGCCGACCCTGAATGCCGGGGATTACCTCAGGCAGGGTCGGCTGCGCATGAACGAAGCCCTCGACGCTACCCGGAAACTTGGCATTCCCAAAGAGCAGGTGCTGTTTCTTGGCTTTCCGGATCGCGGCCTCACCCGGGTGTACACCCAGAACTACCTCATTCCGTACCGCAGCCCGTATACCCGCGCCGACCGTGCGCCTTACGACGGCCTTTTTCAGCCGAAAGTGCCTTATACGGGCAAGGCACTCGAGGAAGTGATGGGGCGGGTCTTTGACAAGGTCCAGCCGGACGTGGTGCTCGCACCCAGCGTGCTCGACACCCATCCCGACCACCGCTCGTCGAGCTACGTGGCGACGAGGCTCGCCAGTGAGCGCGGCGTGCGGTTGTACTACTACATCGTTCACGGCGGTGTGGAGTGGCCTCTGCCCAAGGGTTACCATCCAAAGCTGCCGCTCTCCCCTCCTCGTCTGGAACAGCAGGGCGTGAGATGGCAGCGCTACAACCTGACCGACGAACAGCAGGCAGTCAAGGTCGACGCCATTCGCAGCTACCGCTCTCAACTGCGCCTGCTGTCGCGTTTCATGTGGGCCTTCGCGCGCGAAAACGAACTGTTGCTGCCGACCCCAGCCGAATGA
- the mnmD gene encoding tRNA (5-methylaminomethyl-2-thiouridine)(34)-methyltransferase MnmD translates to MSSIRPDTTRRSVPDEDFAVIETSDGSSTAFSTRFSQAYSSRHGARSQAETVFVRGTATDQHPSPRVLEVGFGLGHNFRATLGLRRPDAPLEYLAFELFPVPSEILGAITDNQDPLWKDTVQAWSAFGTESARAVSLHVSSHGRTLTVRHEDVSQTALPVNWASAIYLDGFSPRVNPELWTPEFCVQLALALASGGRLATYSAAGHVRRALVAAGLEVEKRSGLTGKREFLVARKP, encoded by the coding sequence ATGAGCAGCATCCGGCCAGACACAACCCGTCGCAGCGTACCCGACGAGGACTTCGCGGTGATCGAAACGTCAGACGGCAGCTCGACCGCCTTCAGTACCCGTTTTTCGCAGGCATACAGTTCCCGCCACGGAGCCCGCTCACAAGCCGAGACCGTCTTCGTGCGCGGCACGGCGACCGATCAGCATCCCTCACCCAGGGTGCTGGAGGTGGGATTCGGGCTGGGTCACAACTTCCGCGCAACCCTGGGGTTACGGCGGCCCGACGCTCCGCTCGAGTATCTCGCCTTCGAGCTTTTTCCTGTACCGAGCGAAATACTTGGGGCCATCACGGACAATCAGGACCCGCTCTGGAAGGACACGGTACAGGCGTGGAGCGCGTTTGGAACCGAAAGCGCCCGAGCGGTCAGCCTGCATGTCTCCTCCCACGGGCGCACGCTGACAGTCCGGCACGAAGACGTTTCCCAAACGGCGCTGCCCGTAAACTGGGCCAGCGCCATCTACCTGGACGGATTTTCACCTCGCGTTAACCCGGAGCTCTGGACGCCGGAATTCTGCGTTCAGCTGGCTCTGGCGCTCGCTTCGGGGGGACGCCTGGCGACCTACAGTGCGGCGGGGCACGTCCGGCGGGCCCTGGTCGCCGCAGGGCTCGAGGTGGAAAAGCGTAGCGGCCTGACGGGCAAGCGTGAGTTTCTGGTGGCGCGCAAGCCGTGA
- a CDS encoding FAD-dependent oxidoreductase, with protein MTHVIVVGGGVAGSAVAYFASLSGAQVTLVDAGEGTASAVPSALINPVRGQNGRVESRAPEGLALTWSLIEHLQRHGHLIPHGRRGVWRPVPDAQTRRRWQQHFPAGLAHIWRPPTEIPGLAPGWEAVLELPGAGWIDGPAFVRALRSASRAVVLREWALRLSQHEVTLQNGQVLHADRVVWCGGSIGVSRQGWPAQHRAGSLLLLTEAPTELPLSFGAYVAPATQGGVLGATFEAPQPTYDPQPPPKTSRDWLDERARRLLGWVPGPARGIWTGSRLSTRTVGPQPDGTWALTGLGSKGFLLGPLLARDLTCQAAFWPDGRGPLP; from the coding sequence GTGACTCACGTCATCGTGGTGGGCGGAGGCGTGGCAGGCAGCGCCGTGGCGTACTTCGCGTCGTTGTCGGGAGCACAGGTCACGCTCGTCGACGCTGGGGAAGGCACGGCGTCGGCTGTGCCGTCTGCTCTGATCAACCCGGTACGTGGGCAGAACGGCCGCGTGGAGTCACGGGCCCCCGAAGGACTCGCCCTCACGTGGTCACTCATCGAGCACTTGCAGCGTCATGGCCACCTCATTCCGCACGGTCGGCGTGGGGTGTGGCGCCCCGTGCCGGACGCGCAGACCCGGAGGCGCTGGCAACAGCATTTTCCGGCAGGGCTCGCGCACATCTGGCGCCCGCCGACTGAGATTCCCGGACTGGCGCCCGGCTGGGAAGCGGTGCTGGAGCTGCCCGGCGCAGGCTGGATCGACGGTCCCGCCTTCGTGCGTGCCCTGCGCTCGGCGAGCAGGGCGGTGGTGCTTCGGGAGTGGGCGCTGCGTCTCTCACAGCATGAGGTCACGCTGCAAAACGGCCAGGTGCTGCACGCCGACCGCGTGGTGTGGTGCGGCGGCTCCATCGGCGTGTCCCGGCAAGGCTGGCCCGCTCAACACCGCGCGGGCTCGCTGCTGCTGCTGACAGAGGCCCCCACCGAGCTGCCCCTCAGCTTTGGCGCCTATGTGGCCCCGGCCACGCAGGGCGGAGTGTTGGGCGCGACCTTCGAGGCGCCTCAGCCGACCTATGATCCGCAGCCTCCTCCGAAAACCTCGCGTGACTGGCTCGACGAACGCGCCCGGCGCCTTCTTGGGTGGGTTCCCGGTCCAGCGCGCGGTATCTGGACCGGGAGCCGCCTGTCGACCCGCACCGTCGGCCCACAGCCTGATGGAACCTGGGCGCTGACCGGGCTCGGCTCAAAAGGCTTTTTGCTGGGGCCTCTGCTGGCCCGCGACCTGACGTGTCAGGCGGCCTTCTGGCCGGACGGGCGCGGCCCTTTACCTTGA